The following coding sequences lie in one Apteryx mantelli isolate bAptMan1 chromosome 6, bAptMan1.hap1, whole genome shotgun sequence genomic window:
- the C6H2orf76 gene encoding UPF0538 protein C2orf76 homolog isoform X2 — MSTESSTITVRLVRSFEHRNFRPVVYHGVNLDQTVKQFITFMCLQEQDFLLLLKITSMVDTMKIIHQAHKSKTNELVVCLEDDDKLILKEESTLKAAGVANETELAFFCEEDYRNYKANPVSAW, encoded by the exons ATGTCAACAGAAAGCTCAACCATCACAGTTCGTCTTGTTCGCTCTTTTGAGCACCGGAATTTCAGACCAGTGGTGTATCATGGAGTTAATTTGGATCAGACAGTAAAGCAGTTCATTACTTTT atgTGCCTTCAAGAACAGgacttcctcctccttttaaaaattacaaGTATGGTAg atacAATGAAGATTATTCACCAAGCACACAAGTCTAAG ACCAATGAACTTGTAGTGTGTTTGGAAGATGATGACAAACTCATTTTGAAAGAAGAAAGCACGCTGAAAGCAGCTGGAGTAG CAAATGAAACCGAATTAGCATTCTTCTGTGAGGAAGATTACAGAAACTACAAAGCTAATCCTGTTTCGGCCTGGTGA
- the DBI gene encoding acyl-CoA-binding protein, producing MAQAAFEKAAEEVKQLKSQPTDEEMLDVYSHFKQATVGDVNTQRPGMLDFKGKAKWDAWSALKGMSKEDAMKAYVAKVEELKGKYGI from the exons ATGGCTCAG GCCGCGTTCGAGAAGGCGGCGGAGGAGGTGAAGCAGCTCAAGTCGCAGCCCACGGACGAGGAGATGCTGGACGTCTACAGCCACTTCAAGCAGGCCACGGTGGGCGACGTGAACACGC aacgCCCTGGTATGCTTGActtcaaaggcaaagcaaagtgGGATGCCTGGAGTGCACTAAAAG GAATGTCCAAAGAAGATGCAATGAAAGCTTATGTAGCAAAAGTGGAAGAACTTAAGGGCAAATATGGCATCTAA
- the C6H2orf76 gene encoding UPF0538 protein C2orf76 homolog isoform X1, with protein sequence MSTESSTITVRLVRSFEHRNFRPVVYHGVNLDQTVKQFITFVRKDVPSRTGLPPPFKNYKYDTMKIIHQAHKSKTNELVVCLEDDDKLILKEESTLKAAGVANETELAFFCEEDYRNYKANPVSAW encoded by the exons ATGTCAACAGAAAGCTCAACCATCACAGTTCGTCTTGTTCGCTCTTTTGAGCACCGGAATTTCAGACCAGTGGTGTATCATGGAGTTAATTTGGATCAGACAGTAAAGCAGTTCATTACTTTTGTACGGAAGG atgTGCCTTCAAGAACAGgacttcctcctccttttaaaaattacaaGTATG atacAATGAAGATTATTCACCAAGCACACAAGTCTAAG ACCAATGAACTTGTAGTGTGTTTGGAAGATGATGACAAACTCATTTTGAAAGAAGAAAGCACGCTGAAAGCAGCTGGAGTAG CAAATGAAACCGAATTAGCATTCTTCTGTGAGGAAGATTACAGAAACTACAAAGCTAATCCTGTTTCGGCCTGGTGA